Genomic segment of Paenibacillus sp. FSL R5-0912:
GTATACCTGGAACGGTGAACAATTGCAGATTGAACTGCCGTCACTGCAGTATTGGACGATGATTTATATCGACAAGGCACCGAAGACAGCAGCGGTTCAGCCGATCTTCCGTGCTGAAGAGCCCAACCTTCCAAGCCCGGCACCGACTGCAACCGCAGCTCCGACCCCGGCAGCTACTGCAGCCCCCGGAAGGACGGAAAACTCTGCAGGAAAGCCGTCGGCAACGCCCACACCTGAATTGGCGGAACGTGGTGCGCTCGTGTTGAAGGCGAAGGACTTAAGCAGAGCGGTCGACGGGACAATCACAATCGCAATTGATGAGGAGAAATACAACCGGATTTTGATTCCTGTCTTTGTTGCGGAAGGAATGCAGGGAAAGAACCTGCAGCTTCAAGGAAGTGATTTCACACTGGATTTCATCCATGACAATATCCTTCAGCTACTGGATGAGAACAAAGGGAAAGTAGCCGCCGGGTCACAAATTCAAATTACCTTCAATAAGATCGCGCCGAAGGACGCTTATCTTCCGGGTGTGAAGCCTTGGGTTCCTGCAGGAGCGGCCTATGATTTTGAATTCGGAGTAACGGCGGCAAACGAAGGATTATCCAGACTTGGTTCCTTTAGAAGCCCGGTTCAGCTCACCTTAAAGGTTGGTGAACAAGGAGATTTGAGTGAATTGCTGGGAATCTACTCTTTCAATGAGCTATGGAAGAAATGGGAATACATCGGCAGCAAAACAGACAGCGCCAAAGGGGCAGTTACAGCGGCGCTTAGTCACTTCAGCCGTTATACCGTGTTCGCTTACGACAAAACGTATGCTGATGTGCCTGCGGATCATTGGGCATACAAAGCCATCCATACACTGACGGCGAAGCATGTGATCAATGGAATGACAGAGAACACCTTCAATCCATCGTTGAAGGTCACACGCGCACAGTTTGCAGCCTTGTTGGCCAAAGCGCTTCAATTGAAGGGAGACGGTCCTGCTCCATTTACGGATGTAGCTGCGGGCAGCTGGTACGCAGGTGATGTGGCCGCAGCTTATCAGGCGGGCCTGGTTACCGGAAGAGGCGAAAAGCTGTTTGCGCCCAATGAAGCGATAACCCGGCAGGAGATGGCGGTGATGCTGGCTAAAGCATTCGAGAAAGTCGGCGGCCCCGGCTGGACAGAGGAGGCAGCGCCAGCATTCGTGGACCGCAAAGAAATTTCAGCCTGGGCACAGGCAGCTGTTCAGATTGTAAAATCAGCCGGTCTCATGAAAGGATACAGCAATGGGACCTTTGCACCCGGAGATAATGCTACCCGGGCAGAAGCGGCACTATCTATAGTAGATTTAATCCAATAGAACCAGTTATGACTTGTATCTCTTCTGTTTCTGTTTCTTGATAGGATACTAACCGATTAATAAGGGTGATTCTGGTGAATACAGAAGTCATCCGTTGCAGTTCAAGGGTCACTGAGGTGGCCCTTTCTTAAATAATAGGAATTTATATGTTTTGGGTCCCCGCAAAGTAATTGACTAATCCTCGAAGCTAAAGCCCCACTTTGTGGGGTTAATTTAGGTTATGTCACAGAAAGGATGCATTATGAAAAACAGAAAAAACTCGCTGGGTGTAAGGCTTATTCAACTGTTTGCTGCTATAACGATACCGCTTCTTTCCGTGCTGTTTGCAGGGGGATACTATGCCAAGGAAAATGTATTAGCTCAGGTATCCAGATCCTATCAGAATTTGGTCAACTCCAATTTGAAAATGATGGAGAGCAGTCTTGAGGATATTACGATTAATCTGGTGGATATTGTCGATCATGACGTGAATTTTCTCCAATTCAATACTCCGGGGCTGACAGACTCCGATTATTATTTTGCCCGTATGGGAATTATGCAAAGAAATCAAGCCTATCAGGCCTATTATCATAGCGTGGACATGTTTTATCTGTACTCCGGCGTCAACGATACGTTGACATTATCCAATGTATTAGGAACGACGGAGGATTATATGGATGAGGTACGGGCTTGGATCACGAACAGGGTCCACAATGAAGATCATTTAGAACCGCTCCAGTACAAGTGGACAATCGTTAAGATTGCAGGGGATTACTATTTAAACCGGACAGTCGGCAATAATCTGGGCAATCCCTCCTATATCGGTGCGCTTATCCGGATTGACTCCATGCGCTCACCGCTGGGCAATCTAAATCTGCAATCCGGCGGTGATGTTCTTATCGTAGATAATGAAGGGAATATCTTAACCAGTCCTTCGGAAACGATGGGCAGCGACTTCAAGCTGCCGCGTGAGAAGTTGAACCGCAATTCTTCGTTTTCTTTTAAGCATGGGGGCGTGAAATTGTTCGTGGTGTCCAGCCAATCAGCCACCCTGGGAATCAATCTTTCCGTGGTCATCCCCGATTCAGAGCTGCTGCAGGGATTGAATATTTTCCAGATGATTATTAATGTGCTTCCCTTTTTTATTCTGATCACTCTGCTGGTCTACTTATATTATTTCCGCCGTATGGTCATCCGTCCGATTCTGGATTTGCTGGGCGGTATCCACCGCATCAGAAAAGGGTCCATGGAAACCCAGCTTCCTTCTTCTAACCTGCTAGAGTTTCAGGCACTGAATCAGGCGTTCAATACTATGGTTGTAGAAATACAAAATTTGAAAATTGATGTATACGAGGAACGGCTAAATGCGCAAAAAGCAGAGATGAAGCATTTGCAGATGCAAATTAATCCTCACTTCTTTCTGAATACGCTCAATATCATTTTTCAGCTTGCCGACCTCAAGCGTTACGAATTAGTGAAAAAGACCGTGCGTCACCTGGTGCAGTATTTCCGCTTTATGCTTCAGGTCAAGGATAACAGCATTACTTTGGGACAAGAGATAGCGCATCTCAGCAATTATCTTGAAATTCAAAAGATGCGCTACCAGCAGTCCTTTGATTTTCAGATTACCATAGCCGAAGATCTTAGGAGCGCCTTTATACCGTCCTTGATTGTACAGCCCTTTGTAGAGAATGCCATGCTTCATGGCATAAGTTTGAAAGCAGAGAAGTTCTATTTGGAAATTTCGGCCGTCCGCTCTGAAGAAGAGAACGGTACCATGATCATTGAAATCTCGGATAACGGAAAAGGCAGCAGTGCCGAGAAACTGCAGGGTTTAAATTCACCTGATTACACGCCCGGAACTGAGGAAGGGCACATTGGCATCTGGAATGTAAAGCAAAGATTGGCTATGCGTTATGAGGGGAATGCCGGGATTTATTTCAGCGGGAATGAGCCGTCCGGATTCCGTGTACGGCTGATTCTGCCCATTGAATATACAGAAGGAGAACGATAAGCTATGCGGTTATTAATTGTAGATGATGAACAGTTTGCCGTAGAGGGGCTTCTCTACTGCTGCGACTGGAAGGCGTTTGGGATTGAAGAGGTCTTGACGGAAAACAGGGCAGACAGAGCCAGGGATATTGTAAATGATAAAAAAATAGATTTGCTGATTTGCGATATTGAAATGCCTGATGAAGACGGGCTTTCGCTGGTGGGCTGGGTGAGGGAGCACTCTCCCTGGACGGAGTCGATATTTCTGACCTGTCATTCCGAATTTTCCTATGCAAAAAAAGCCGTTAACCTCGGGAGTTTTGATTATCTGCTGAAGCCGGTTGACACGGATGAACTGCTGTCTGCGGTATCGGGCATGATTGCAGCCGTCCGCGAGAAGGAAGAATATGAGTCTTACAATAAAATGTACCATAAGTATTTAAATCTGTGGCAGCAAGAAAAGCCGATGCGGGTGGAACGTTTCTGGCAGGACTTATTGTCCCGCAGCATCCTGACTTTTGGGGATTTTTTTGAACGGGAGCTGGCCGGTGCGGGTGTGGGGCTGCATCCTGGCGATCTGGTGCTTCCCATTCTGATCAGCATTGAGGAGTGGAGTAAACCCTTAAGTCCGCGTGATCAGGAAATCATGGAATATGCCGTGAAGAAAGCGGCGGCGGAATTTTTTACAGAAGCGTACCAAGGGGAGGCAGTGACAGACAAAAACGGGGTTCTGTTCATTTTGCTGTACGCCAAAGGGACGGAGGGCGGACGGGCGGCTGAGAACCTTAGTATTCAGAAGCTCATTGCCACGGGTATACGTTTTATCAAGGCATGCCAGGAGTTGTTCTACAGCATAGCAACCTGCTATGTCGGATCATTCAAACCTCTTCAGGAGCTGCCGGTAATGTGCGAAAGTTTAAAGAGCATGGAACGTGACAATATCTCCCGGACCCAATCCGTGCTCTTATACTTGCCGCAAGACCATATGCTGCGCTCCCCTAATCCGGATGACATCCGGCTCGATGATCTAATCTCTTATATGCTAAACGGAGAGTGTGAGTCCGCTGTCCGTTTTATTCATAACCTGACAGAGCAATTGGAAGCCAATCCTTGCTTTCAGGGAAGAAATCTGGATGCCTTGCATCAGGATACCTTGCAGATTATATACCACTTCCTGCAGGTAAGAGGAATCAACGCAGGAAGCATTGCCCTGTTTACAGACTGGACAAACGCCCGTATACGGGGGCTGCTTCAATACAGGCATTGGGCAGAAGGGATCGTCTCAGCGGTCATGGAAGCGGAATTCGAGCGGCAGGAAAAGGGCGGGGTGATTGAGCGGTCCATCCGGTACATCCAGCAAAATGTAGAGGAAGAGATCTCCAGAGCGAGTGTCGCTGATTATGTGGGTTTGAACCCGGCCTATCTTTCCAGGCTGTTTAAAAAAGAGACGGGCCAAAACCTTATTGATTTCCTTATTTCGGTGAAGATGAACCGCACCCGCGAGCTTCTGGACACAACGGATATGTCGGTCAGCGCGATAGCGCAACAGGTAGGGTACAGTAATTTTTCGCATTTCACCAAAATGTTCCGTAAGCAGTTCGACGTGAATCCCCAGGAATACCGGAAGGTCACAAAACGATTAGACTGAGGTTATAAAAACGGCAGAGCAGCTGCAGGCAACTCCTTATAATGAAGCCATAACCCAATAAGAAGGTGTGGAACTATGGCTTCGGTAAAAGTAGCAATAACTCAACCCGGCATCTCGCGGCCGAATACAAAATGGAGAACCTTATGGAAGTACAGGGCATTAGTTGTTCTGGCATTGCCGGGAATCCTGCTGATGTTAATCAATAACTATCTGCCTATGTTTGGTATTTTTTTGGCCTTCAAGGACCTTAATTATACAGACGGAATATGGGGAAGCAAATGGAACGGACTGGACAACTTTAAGTTTTTGTTTGCTTCAAACGACGCTTGGCTGATCATAAGGAATACACTGTTGTACAACATCAGCTTTTTGCTTATCAATACGATATTGGCAGTGCTGCTGGCACTTCTCCTCAACGAGGTCAAGAATAAATTTGCCTCCAAATTCTTTCAGAGCACAGTGATCCTGCCTAACTTTATTTCTATGGTCATTGTCGGCTACATCGTTTATGGATTTTTAAATCCGGAACTGGGGTTTATCAATAAATTTATTCTGGAGCCCTTCGGTATTGATCCTAGAAACTGGTATGCGGAAGCGCAGCATTGGCCTTATATTCTGACCATTGTCAACACCTGGAAGGGTGTGGGCTACTCGGCCGTCGTTTATCTGGCAGCCATTGTCGGGATAGACTCTGAATATTATGAAGCAGCCGTCATTGATGGGGCCAGCCGCTGGAAGCAAATGACGAAAATTACGATTCCGCTGATTGCTCCGATTATTATCATTATGACCTTGCTGGCGATTGGCCGGATTTTCAATGCCGACTTCGGTCTGTTCTATCAGGCAACCATGGCATCCGGAATGATCAAGGATACTACTGATGTTATTGATACCTATGTATACAGGGCGTTAATGGTTACCGGCGATACGGGACTCGCCTCCTCGGCAGGGCTGCTGCAATCAGTTGTCGGCTTTACACTTGTCATTACCGTCAACCTGATTGTCCGTAAATTCAGCAAAGAAAATGCTTTGTTCTAAAAGGAGAAAACCATGGAGAAAAAACGAACTAATCCCTTTATCATTATTTTCCTGTCTTTGTTTAGCCTGGCCTGCCTGATCCCGTTCTGGCTTGTGTTCATGATATCGGTCGCCGATGAAGACTGGGTAACTGCTAATGGTTACAGCTTCTGGCCCGGAAAATTCAGTCTTGTCGCTTATCGGTATTTGTTTGAGGATGCCGAGAAAATATTGCGGGCCTATGGTGTTTCTGCCTCGGTAACGATGATTGGTGTGGTCGTCAGCTTGTTCGTGACTTCCGCAATGGCCTATGCCTTGTCGCGCAAAGAGTTTCCGCTAAGAGGTGCGCTGAGCATTTTCATCTTGATCACGATGTTGTTCTCGGGAGGCTTGCTGCCCTGGTATCTTGTCTACACCCGGTTCCTGCATGTTCAGGATACGTTGATGGCCCTTATCATTCCGGGTCTGATCGGCGGCTTCAACGTTATCATCATGCGGACATTCTTCACGAACAGTATACCGCCTTCACTGATTGATTCTTCCCAAATAGATGGGGCGGGAGAATTCCGTACCTACTTTAGCATTATTTTGCCCCTGTCCCTTCCTGTCATGGCTACGATCGGACTGTTCACCACGGTTTCCTACTGGAACGACTGGTTTACAAGCCTCGTCTTCATCCAGAATGAGAAGCTGTTCTCGCTGCAATACCTATTGACCAAAACCTTAATGAACGCTTCGTTCCTGCAGACGATCGCCAATAAGGCTTATAGTTCAACCGCACAGGTCACAACGCCGCTGGAATCCATTCGGATGGCGATGGCGATGATTGCAATCGGACCGCTGGTGCTGGTATTCCCTTTCCTGCAGAAGTATTTTGTAAAAGGTCTAACCGTAGGTGCTGTGAAAGGCTGATCCCGGCGTAACGCCGGATTAGTATACAAGTAAAGAATTTAAGGTAACAAACAGAAGTATTCCAGGGAGGTCTACTATTTATGAAGTGGTCAAAAAAGAGTTCTGCAGTGCTGGCATCGTTGATGTTGACTTCAGTCGTAGCGGCTGGTTGCGGCGGCGGGAACAATGCAGCGAATTCACCGGCGGGTTCAGCTCAGCCGGACGGGGCTGCCAGCTCGGCGCTGAAGCCTTATGAAGTCGTAATGGTGTTCCCCGATGCGCCGCAAAAAGACAATGAATTGGTTCAGAATACGATGAATGATTATCTGAAGAAGACTTATCCGGACCTTAACATGACTGTTAAGCTGAATCCCATTGACTGGGGGGCCTGGAGCGATAAAACGAACCTGATGATGGCTTCCGGCGACAAAATGGATTTGCTGTTTACGGCGGATTGGCTGGGCTTCCAGCAGCAGGTTACCAAAGGCGGGCTGCTGCCGCTAGATGATCTGCTCGCCAAGTACGGTCCTGATATCGAAGCGGTAGAGAAGGATTATCACGAGCCGGCTAAACGCGACGGCAAGCTGTATGGTATCCATACCCACCAAGAACTGGGCGGCACTCAGGGCGTTTATTTGAACAAAGAACTTGTGGATAAATATAAGTTTGATCTGACTGCACTGAAGTCGGGTAAAGTCGAGGAACTGGAGCCTATGCTCCAAACCATCAAGGAGAACGAACCGGGTATTACGCCTTTAGTGGCACCTAGCTTTCCGCTCGAGGCTTACTATTCATCTACGAATCTGGACTCTATTGTAAGCATCGCTGCCATCAATACCGTAGGAACGGCTGCTGATGATTATACAGTAATCAATTCATTCACTACTCCGCGGTATATGGAGCTGGCCAAGCTGACCAACAAGTGGTACAAGGCAGGATATATCAACAAGGATGCACTGACACCCGGTTTAGATGCCTGGAAGAAAATGCTGGCCGGCAAAGGGTTCGCCTTTGTGGGGGATATGGATATTCTGGCGGATATGGAAATCGGCAAAGCAGCTATTTCGCCGAATGGTTCGATTAAAGCGGGCCGTGAAATGCTGCAGATTCCGCTTAATATTGACCGTTTGCAGACCGGAAAGATGACAGCAACCATGTATGCGATTTCAAAAAGCTCGGAAGATCCAGAACGTGCCATGATGCTGCTTAACCTCTTTTATAAAGACAAGGAATTGCTGACCCTCTTTAATTTCGGAATTGAAGGCAAACATTATGTGCTTAAAGATGGTCAAATTGCCCTGCCGGAAGGCCAAACTACGGATAGCGTCGGCTATTATCATGATAATATGTGGCAACTCGGCAATCAAATGCTTAACTACACCCGGGTGGGAGAAGATCCGAATAAATACCAGAATTATGAGAAATTCAATGAACAGATCTCTTCGAACCCTTCCCGGATCTTTGGATTTGTATTTGATCCGGAGCCTGTAAAGAATGAATTGATCTCCATCGACAATGCCAATAAAACGTTTGTTGACGGGCTGAAGTCCGGTCAATTGGATCCGGAAGAGGTTGTTCCTAAGATGCTGGAGAAACAAAAAGCAGCGGGAGCCGACAAAGTAATCGCTGAAGCGCAAAAACAGCTTGATGCCTGGCTTAAAGCAAACGGCAAGAAATAAGCGGAGCTTCATCACTGATCTCATTGGTTAAGCTAATCTGTCAGATAAAGGGGCATAAACCTTCGGTTATGTCCCCTTTACATTGTAAAAGATCATACATCCGAAGTGGAGTGGAGCATTCACATGGAAAATTCAATGCTGGCCTATATAGATATGTATCCCGATCAAGCCCAGTACAAATCCGGCCAAACGGGCAACCTTATAGTCGAACTGGAGACCCGAGAGGATAAGATGCTGGAGCTCGTTGCCAAGTTCTACAAGTTAGAACAGCAGGTTGCCGAAGAAACAGTTAGAATCAGTACGGAACAAGGATTGAGACAAACGGTGCGCATTCCCTTGTTCACAGAAGATACAGAGTGGGCCGGTTACGGGGTCCAGGCTACCGTTTTTTGCGATAAAGTTGCCGTGTCAACTGCCTATACTTCGTACGATATTGCCGATCATTGGAGCCGGGCGCCCCGGTATGGCTTTTTAAGCGATTTTCGGACGGATGAATCCGGAGATTTCCGTGACGTTGAAAGTATGAACAAATTCCACCTGAATGTCATACAGTTCTATGATTGGATGTATCGCCATGATGATCTTGTTCCCCGTCAGGACGAATTTGTCGATCCGATGGGCCGGACCATGTCCTATAAAGTGATCCGTGAAAAAGTGGCAGCCTTGCACGATAAAGGGATGGCAGCCATGGCTTATGGGGCAGTGTACACGGGTCTTAAGGATTTTTTACAGGCACATCCGGAATGGGGACTTTATGACCGCAAGGGTGAGCCGTTTCAATTAATCGACTTGTTCTATATTATGGACATCACACCCGACTCCCCTTGGACCGATCATATTGTTGAACAGTTCCGTCAGGCCGTAAGGGCCGGATTCGACGGGATTCATATGGATCAATACGGCTTTCCCAAGAAAGCAATGCGCCGGATCGAAGGCAAAGAAGAAGTGGTCGATCTGGCGGAATGTTATCCGCCGCTGATTGACCGGACCCAGGCGGCAGTGAAGGAAATCAAGGCAGAGGCAGGGGTTATCTTCAATAATGTGGGCAACTACCCTATAAGCAAGACTGCTTCTTCGGATCAGGAGGCGCTTTATATTGAAGTGTGGCCGCCTGTCGTCCGGTTGCGTGAGCTGAAGGGACTTATTGATAATGCGCGTTCACTTAGCCCGGACAAGCCGGTTATCCTGTCCGCGTATCTCCCCTCCTTCTACCCGGAAGCCGGGCATGACAAGGAATGGGCCGAGAACGGGGCGCTGCTGACCATGGCCTCCATATTTGCCAGCGGCGGGTATCACCTCTTATTAGGTGAGGACCATGGAATGCTGACCATGCCGTACTATCCCGATTATGCGGTGATGCGGCCTGAATTTGCCGTTGAAGTCAGACGTTACTACGATTTCATTGTGCGGTTTGGTACGCTGATACACGACACGCAGCTGGAAGATGTATCTTATACCTATACAGCAGGAGTTAATACCGAGATTACCTTCGAAGGCAAGGTGCCTTTTGCGCCGAACGGAGATATTAATTCCGTGTGGACCATCATCAAGCGGATGCCGGGCTATCAGATCCTGCAACTCATTAACCTTGCCGGGCTTGAGGATGATTATTGGGAGCATGGCAAGAAACAGCGGCCTGAGCCCCAAACCGGAGTGGTGTGCAATTTGCTGATTGAACAGCCGCTGGAGTGCATTTACACGGCAAGCCCGGATGATCTTAACCAGGAAGTCTGTTTCCTGGATTACGAAATTGTTCCCCATGGGCAAGGACTGGCGGCCAGATTTACTCTCCCTTCCTTAAAAATTTGGTCCATGATCGTAGTAAAATACTGCTTATAGGAGTGAATGATTTGAATAGTACGAAATGGTGGCAGACAGCGGTTATTTACCAGATTTATCCTAGGAGTTTTCAAGACAGCGACGGGGACGGGATTGGCGATCTCCGGGGAATTATCAACCGGCTTGACTATTTGGAGCAGCTTGGAATCACGGCAATCTGGCTTAGTCCTGTATACAATTCACCCAATGACGACAATGGCTATGACATCAGTGACTATCAGGATATTATGGCCGAATTCGGCACGATGGCGGACATGGAGGAATTAATCGAAAGTGCCAAGCTCCGTAACATCCGGATCATCATGGATCTGGTTGTCAACCATACCTCAGATGAACATCCATGGTTCATTGAAGCCCGCAAGGGAAAAGACAATCCGTACCGGGACTATTATATCTGGCGTGACCCTGTAAACGGCGGGGTTCCCAACTCTCTGCGTTCAACATTCAGCGGATCGGCCTGGGAGCTTGACGAAGCGAGCGGCCAGTACTTTCTGCACTTGTTCAGCCGCAGACAGCCGGATCTGAACTGGGAGAACGAGAAGGTCCGTCAAGAGGTATGGGATATGATGAATTTCTGGCTCGATAAAGGCATCGGCGGTTTCCGCATGGACGTGATTGATCTGGTCGGCAAAATACCGGATCAGGAGATCACAGGAAATGGCCCGAAGCTTCATGAATATCTGCAGGATATGAACCGGGAGACGTTCGGTAAGCATGATGTTCTGACCGTAGGAGAGACTTGGGGAGCGACTCCCGAAGTGGCCAAGCTCTATTCCAATCCCGACCGGGGTGAGCTGTCAATGGTATTCCAGTTTGAACATATCGGTCTGGATCAGCAGGACGGGGGAGAAAAGTGGGATTTGAAGCCCCTGAATGTAAGCGAATTGAAGCAGGTGCTGGCGAAATGGCAGACCGAGCTGGGGAACGAAGGCTGGAATAGTCTCTTCTGGAACAATCACGATTTGCCGAGAATTGTATCCCGTTGGGGGGATGACAAGCAATACCGTGTGGAGAGTGCCAAAATGTTCGCCATTCTTCTGCATTTGATGAAGGGCACGCCTTACATTTATCAAGGCGAAGAACTCGGGATGACCAATTATCCGATTCAGGATATCAGCGAAGCACAGGATATTGAGAGCATCAATATGTATCATGAACGGCTTGCAGAAGGGTATGCCAGGGAGGATATTATTCATTCCATCAATACCAAGGGAAGGGATAATGCCCGGACCCCGATTCAGTGGAATGCCAACGCTAACGGAGGATTTACAACCGGTGAGCCGTGGCTGCATGTAAATCCAAATTATACGGAAATTAATATGGAAGCCAATCTGGAAGATCCCGATTCGGTGTTCTACTGCTACCGTAAGCTGATTGAGCTGCGGAAGAACAACCCGATTGTTGTATGGGGCGATTTTGAACTGGTGACAGGCGTGCGTGATCAGGTGTTCATGTACTTCCGCCGCTATGAGGGACAGACCTGGCTGGTTACAGCCAATTTCAGCGGGGAAGAGGTTCCGCTGGAATTGCCGGAGATAGGGCCAGCCGGTGAGTTTATCATTGGCAACTATTCCAGAAATGACGTGGACTTTAAGGAGATACAATTACAGCCGTACGAAGCATTTGCCGTTAAAGTAATCTAGGTCTTACCCCCAGCCGGGGCAACATCGGGTACACCTGATGCTGCCCCGGTTTTTGAGTGCGCCCGGCATGGGCGATAACTTGGCGGTGAAAGTCCGCTACAGGCTTGGCAGTAGGAACTGTTAGCTGAAGGCAAGGGTGTCCACCGCGAGGTGGAATCTGAAGGAAGCCGGAGGCAAACCCTCGGTCTGACGAACAGGAATCACATAGAAGGCATGCTGGGACGGACGAGCTTGCTCAACAAAGCGAAGTCCAATACTGCCCAAATCCCAGGATGTAAATGTGGCAGATGGATGAGGGGAAAGTTATCGCTCTTACCCGGGGAGATCTCACAGACGCCCAGTAGGAAAAAAATCCAAAAGACGGAGTAAAGCTTGCTGTGAGAAGTCAGCAGAGGCCATAGTAACGGAAAGTTTTTTTTTCGGGAAGGGCCGAACAATCGTAAGTCTCGAGTACATACCGGAAGGAGAGTCGGCGCGATGAAAGCAGAATACCGAAAGGGCTGCCTGCAAAGGGATAGCGTGGAACGCGAACAGTATACGGGAGCGCGGAGCGTCGGCATTCGGGAACGTAGAGAAAGAGGCGGTGCAACGGACTTGCTGGAGCAGATTCTGGACAGAGACAATCTGAACAGAGCTTACAAGCAAGTCAAACGCAACCATGGAGCGCCAGGAATCGACGGAATGACCGTAGAAGATGCACTGCCATGGTTGCAGGAACATAGAGATGAGCTGTTGCAAAGCATCCGGGAAGCAAGGTACAAGCCAAGCCCGGTACGTCGCAAGGAAATCCCCAAACCCGATGGAAGCGGAGTGCGGAAGCTGGGAATCCCCACAGTCGTGGACCGAGTAATCCAGCAAGCTATAGCACAGCAGCTGCACCCCTTGTTTGAGCCGCTCTTTTCGGAGGGAAGCTACGGCTACCGCCCAGGGCGGAGTGCGCAGCAAGCCATCCGAAAAGTGAAAGATGATGCGGGACAAGGCTACGGCTATGCGGTAGAAATCGACCTCTCCAAATACTTCGATACGCTGAACCATGAGCTGCTGATGGATCTTTTGCGCAAGCAAATCCAGGACAAGCGTGTAACCGATCTAATTAAGAAATATCTGAAAAGCGGGGTTATGGAGAACGGGGTACACTGCAAAACGGAGGAAGGCTCTCCACAGGGAGGCCCTTTATCTCCACTGCTCGCGAACATCTATCTGAACGAATTCGACCAGGAGATGAGAAACCGGGGAGTGAACGTCATCCGATATGCGGATGACATCGTGGTGCTCGCCAAAAGTAAACGGGCAGCGACGCGTCTTCTGGGGTCCTGCAGAAAGTACCTGGAGGACAAATTGAAACTCCAAATCCATACGCAGAAAAGCAAGGTAGTCAGCGTAGTGGCCCGGAAGCACTTCAAATTCCTTGGATTTGCCTTGGGAAAGAACAGAAGTGGCGTGTATATTCGCGTCCACGGGCAATCCCTCGCAAAAGCAAAGAAGAGGCTAAAGGAACTCACGAGTCGCAGTCAGGGCAGGAATGTTCGAGAAGTCATGGAGAAGGTGAAAATCTACATTCGCGGATGGATCGGTTACTACTATGTAGCCGACATGAAACGGATATTGCA
This window contains:
- a CDS encoding helix-turn-helix domain-containing protein; amino-acid sequence: MRLLIVDDEQFAVEGLLYCCDWKAFGIEEVLTENRADRARDIVNDKKIDLLICDIEMPDEDGLSLVGWVREHSPWTESIFLTCHSEFSYAKKAVNLGSFDYLLKPVDTDELLSAVSGMIAAVREKEEYESYNKMYHKYLNLWQQEKPMRVERFWQDLLSRSILTFGDFFERELAGAGVGLHPGDLVLPILISIEEWSKPLSPRDQEIMEYAVKKAAAEFFTEAYQGEAVTDKNGVLFILLYAKGTEGGRAAENLSIQKLIATGIRFIKACQELFYSIATCYVGSFKPLQELPVMCESLKSMERDNISRTQSVLLYLPQDHMLRSPNPDDIRLDDLISYMLNGECESAVRFIHNLTEQLEANPCFQGRNLDALHQDTLQIIYHFLQVRGINAGSIALFTDWTNARIRGLLQYRHWAEGIVSAVMEAEFERQEKGGVIERSIRYIQQNVEEEISRASVADYVGLNPAYLSRLFKKETGQNLIDFLISVKMNRTRELLDTTDMSVSAIAQQVGYSNFSHFTKMFRKQFDVNPQEYRKVTKRLD
- a CDS encoding carbohydrate ABC transporter permease, translated to MEKKRTNPFIIIFLSLFSLACLIPFWLVFMISVADEDWVTANGYSFWPGKFSLVAYRYLFEDAEKILRAYGVSASVTMIGVVVSLFVTSAMAYALSRKEFPLRGALSIFILITMLFSGGLLPWYLVYTRFLHVQDTLMALIIPGLIGGFNVIIMRTFFTNSIPPSLIDSSQIDGAGEFRTYFSIILPLSLPVMATIGLFTTVSYWNDWFTSLVFIQNEKLFSLQYLLTKTLMNASFLQTIANKAYSSTAQVTTPLESIRMAMAMIAIGPLVLVFPFLQKYFVKGLTVGAVKG
- a CDS encoding sensor histidine kinase translates to MKNRKNSLGVRLIQLFAAITIPLLSVLFAGGYYAKENVLAQVSRSYQNLVNSNLKMMESSLEDITINLVDIVDHDVNFLQFNTPGLTDSDYYFARMGIMQRNQAYQAYYHSVDMFYLYSGVNDTLTLSNVLGTTEDYMDEVRAWITNRVHNEDHLEPLQYKWTIVKIAGDYYLNRTVGNNLGNPSYIGALIRIDSMRSPLGNLNLQSGGDVLIVDNEGNILTSPSETMGSDFKLPREKLNRNSSFSFKHGGVKLFVVSSQSATLGINLSVVIPDSELLQGLNIFQMIINVLPFFILITLLVYLYYFRRMVIRPILDLLGGIHRIRKGSMETQLPSSNLLEFQALNQAFNTMVVEIQNLKIDVYEERLNAQKAEMKHLQMQINPHFFLNTLNIIFQLADLKRYELVKKTVRHLVQYFRFMLQVKDNSITLGQEIAHLSNYLEIQKMRYQQSFDFQITIAEDLRSAFIPSLIVQPFVENAMLHGISLKAEKFYLEISAVRSEEENGTMIIEISDNGKGSSAEKLQGLNSPDYTPGTEEGHIGIWNVKQRLAMRYEGNAGIYFSGNEPSGFRVRLILPIEYTEGER
- a CDS encoding ABC transporter permease encodes the protein MASVKVAITQPGISRPNTKWRTLWKYRALVVLALPGILLMLINNYLPMFGIFLAFKDLNYTDGIWGSKWNGLDNFKFLFASNDAWLIIRNTLLYNISFLLINTILAVLLALLLNEVKNKFASKFFQSTVILPNFISMVIVGYIVYGFLNPELGFINKFILEPFGIDPRNWYAEAQHWPYILTIVNTWKGVGYSAVVYLAAIVGIDSEYYEAAVIDGASRWKQMTKITIPLIAPIIIIMTLLAIGRIFNADFGLFYQATMASGMIKDTTDVIDTYVYRALMVTGDTGLASSAGLLQSVVGFTLVITVNLIVRKFSKENALF